The genomic region CAGGCGCCCTCGCTGCGCTTCTTCAGCTCCATCGTCTGGGTGCCCGCCAAGACGGCCGAGTGGGAAGCGCTCGAGAAGTTCAAGGCGCCCCCGGAGCCGCCTCCACCGCCCGCTCCCGACACGGACGGCGACGGGCTCACCGACGACAAGGACGTGTGCCCCAAGGAGCCCGGGCTGCTCGATCGTGGCGGCTGCCCCATCCGCGACGCGGACGGCGACGGCGTCGAGGACAGCATCGATCGGTGCCCGGACATCCTCGCCGGCCCCGGTGGCAAGTTCGGCTGCCCGGTGGCCCGCATCCAGGGCAACAAGATCCTCATCCTCGAGCCGGTGAACTTCGCCACCGACCAGGACGTCATCCTCTCCGAGTCCTTCCCCGTCCTCGAGGAGGTGTCCCAGGTGCTCAAGACGCACCCGGAGATCCAGCGCGTCCTCATCGAGGGCCACACCGACTCGCGCGCCGGCGAGGTCTACAACCTCGACCTGTCGAAGCGCCGCGCGGCCAGCGTGCGCACCTACCTGGAAGAGAGCGGCGTGCCGGCCGAGCGCCTCTGCTCCCAGGGCTTCGGCCAGAGCCGTCCGGTGGGCGAGAACGACACGGAGGAGGGCATGGCGCGCAACCGGCGCGTCGAGTTCACCATCCTCCCGCCCGCCGCCGAGGGCGAGCCGCGCTGCCCGGGAGATCCCGTGGAGAAGCCCGGCAAGAAGCCGAAGAAGGCTCCGTCCCCGAAGCCTCCCCAGGGCCGCAAGTAGCGCCCGGTCTCACGGACCCGAACACCCGAGAGCGGATGTTCGGGTCTCACGCATCAGCGCCCCACTCGAGCAGGGGCCCGCGGCGGGAGCGGGCTCCAGGCCCCAGGGCCACCGGCGGCACGTAGAGCCCCAGCGGCTCGCGAGTCCACCACGCACCCGTGTGCCGCCGCGTGTCCAGGTCCGTCATCCGATAGTCGTAGAGCATCGCTCGCACGTAGCGCGGAGGGTGCTCCGGGAAGGGGTTCTCGGCGAAGAGCGCGAGCACGTCTGGTGAACCCTCCAGCAGCCGCACCAGCAGCGACAGGAACCAGCTCGGCGGAGAGCCCAGGGCGGCGAACCACATCTGCCAGTCCAGGCGTGGCTGGTGCGGTGCCACCTGCCGTGGAGCCTGCTCCGGCCGTGACACCTTGTAGCGGAACCCGTACTCGCGCCAGTGCTCGCCGTCCTCCGAGCCCTCGATGGAAATCTCCGGCCGGCGCACCGTCATCACGCTGAAGAGGCCGTAGGGATTCACCGAGCGGAGCGGACGAGCCCAGCTCCCCAGGCGCTCGAGGACTTCGGGGCCGCGGCGCGGCAGCTCGAAGCGGGCCAGCAGCTCCCTTGCTCCGAGTGCCAGGACTGGCGCCGCCGCCACGCTCCCGAGCACGGTACGCCAGAGAGGCCGGGGACGTGCCGGCTCCGCGGGCAGCACCGGGAGCACGCGCGAGAGGGCCTCATCGTCCAGCAACCAGACGCCCAGCACGAGCGACTGCACGTTGAAGAAGCCGTAGTTGCCCGTCGCCATGATGGACGCCTGCAGCATGCTGAAGAGCGCGAAGGCGAGCTGGCGGAGGCGTCTCGGGGCGAAGACCAGGAAGGGCGCCGCCGTCTCCAGCCCCAGCGTCGCGGCCGTGGACAGCTTCTGCACGCGCGGCGGGAGGTGGTGGGCATACCAACCTCCCCGGTTGGGCAGCGGCGCCGTCTCGTAGAAGTGGCGGAGCGCGGTCAGCTCGCGCCACGTGCGGTCACCCGACTGGAGCTTGCTCAGCCCCGAGCCCAGGTAGAGCCGGAAGAGGAGCATGCGGAAGAGCGCCACATCCAGCGCGGAGGCATCGTCACGGCCGGGCCCAGGCCGCAGCCCCGAAGGCGCCGTCAGGACGCCGAGCAGCCCCATCTCCAGCAGCAGCACATCCCACTGGAAGGAGAGGAACTCCCGGCCCGCAGAGGCATAGGACAGGTACAGGCCCCAGAGCAGCGCCGTGGTGAGCCTCGGGGCCACGTTGAGGATCAGCAGCAGCGACAGGACCTGCCCGGCCCGGCAGCCGCGCACCAGCGCCTCGTCGGATGTCCCCAGCCAGAACACCGAGGGGATGAGGTGGAAGCGCTTGGGCCCCATGTCCTGCAAGCGCTCCGAGCCCATCAGCTCACGCATCGGGCTGATGCCCCTCGAGCCGTAGAGGCCCAGCACCTGTCTTCCCAGAGACGTGAAGGCGATGAGGAAGGTGCCTCCCAGCAGTCGCAGGAACAGCCACCGCACCAGCCGGTGCTTGGGAGGCCCCACGTACCGTCGCCCGAGAAGGAGCCGATCGAGCCGCGCTGTTTGGCTCGAGGTGCCGAAGAGCCAGCGCAGCGGAGCCCTGGCTGGCAGGAGCCGGACTCGCCCTTGGGTGCGAGCCTCCCAGCTCGCGCCCCACCTCCGACAGAAGCCACAGGCTCCGTCATGGGTGATGAGTGGCTGAATGGTCGGGCCCCAGCGCATGTCTCTCCCCCGGCTACCCAGAAGAAGATGGGAAGTCAGGGCGCCCCTGCCCTCGCTCGCGGGTGGGCCTGCTCGCCTGGTGAGCAAGAGGGACGGCAGGCCACCCGCCAGGGGCTGGACGATGGTGCATAGCTTTGCTCGCATGACCGAGCCGAAGGCGAGAGCGAAGCACCTCGAGGAAGTGGTCCCTGGCGTCTACAACTGGCACGTCCAGGACAACCGCATCGGCGCTCGCAGCGACGCCTACGCCGTGGTCGACCGGGATGGCGCCGTCGTCCTCATCGATCCGCTCCCCATCGACGAGAAGCTGCTGAAGCCACTCGGAACCATCGCGGCGATCGTCCTCACTGCGGGCAACCACCAGCGCTCGGCCTGGCGCTTGCGCACGCTCTTCAATGTCCCCGTCTGGGCACCCGAGAACGCTCACGGGCTCGAGGAGGAGCCGGACAACTTCTACACCAGCGGCGACTCCCTCCCCGGTGGGCTGTCGGCGTTGCACACGCCCGGCCCCGCCGAGGTCATGTACACGCTCTGGCTGCAGCAGCACCCGCGAGGCATCGTCTTCATCTCGGACCTGCTCACCCACGAGGGCGACGGCCGCCCCGAGTTCGTCCCCAGCCAGTACCAGGACGATCCCCAGCGCACCCGCGTGAGCGTGCAGCGCGTGCTCGACCATCTGCCGGTGGACACCGTCTGCTTCGCGCACGGCGAGCCCATCGTCGGTACCGGCAAGGCGGCGCTCCGACTGGCGCTACAGCTGGACAGCGAGGGGCCCTCCGCTCACGCGCCCTGAGAGGCTCCGTGCGCCGCTACCCCTGACCCGGCTCACCGCATCGGGCGGCTGCTCTCGGGCAGTGGCCCCTCGTGGACCAGGATGCGGCCCGCCTCCACTCCAGGGGGGACGATGTGCAGCAGCTCTCCCTCCTCCGCTCGGCGCAGCAGCTCGGCCAGCGCCTCATGGTCGTCCACCGCCACCCGGAGTGTCGGCGGAATGTGGAGCTGACGCTCCATGGCGGCTACCTGCCGCACCTCGTCCACGAGCTCCGTCTCGTAGAGGAAGCTGCGGTCCGCGTAGTCATGGTCGCCGGGCACCATGCCCACCAGCCGGAGCGGACCCAGGCGCGTGTGGACTCGCAGGCTCGGGTTGTTCCACTGGGCGACGCCTCGCATGCGGCGCGCGCGCAGCATCCTCAGCGTCAGCATCTTGATCCATGAGCCGGCGCGCAGGCCGCGCACGAAGCTCAGCATCGAGACGCCGATGAAGAGCCCCGGCACCACCGAGGGCGCCGCGTAGTAGGCCGCGCCGATGGCCAGCGCCTCGGGCGCGAGCCCCAGCCTCTCGCGCGCCTTCTCGTCCAGCATCCTCGCCGGGCAGCGCAGCAGACCGATGGCTCCTGGCAGCAGGTAGAGATCGGAGAGCACCCAGTTCGGCACTCCTATCGCCTGGAAGGCGAGCTGGTTCAGCTCCCGGTACTGCCGCACCAGGTCGCCATGGTGCTCGGCCGGGAGGAACTTCACGGGAACCCCCACGGGCTTCAGGTCCAGCGCCTCCGCGTTGGCGGCTGCGCCCAGCGCCGCGAGCGACAGTTCCGAGTGGCGCGCGAAGAAGCTGTCGGCCAGTACATGCATGTCAGCCCTCTGCCTCCGTTCGAGCCGCCACGGTAACCAGGCGGCTCTCTTCCGGAACGGTAAAGCACTCCGGAGGCAGACGTGCATGAGAATAGACCTTCACGACAAGCGTGTACCCTCCAGGTAGGGTGCCTCCGTTGATCGCCGCACCTTCGCTGCATCCAGTGCTAGCCTCGCGCGCTCGACTCGGTGAGGCTGGGGCCGCGTGGATGAGACGAAACTGCCCGAACCCGAGGATCTCCAGCCCCTGATCGCCGCCGCCCTGGCCCTGCCGGCGCTCAAGCCGCATGCCGCGCGCCTGGAGCGGCTCCGCCAGGATTATGCCCGTGGCGTCGCCCGGAAGGATGCGCCCCTCGCCGTCGCCCTCGTGGGCGCCACCGGCGCCGGCAAGTCCACCCTGCTCAACGCGCTGGCCGGACAGCACCTGGCTCGCGAGGGCGAGGACCGCCCCACCAGCACCACCGCCACCGTCTTCGCTCCGGCCGGCGCGGAGCTGGAGGCGCTCTCACGCGTCGGCGCCTCCGTGGTGCGCTACACCGCCAGCCCTCATGGACTCTGGGGCGGACAGGTCTTCATCGACACGCCCGACCTCAACAGCGTGGCCACCACCCACCGTGAGGTGGCTCGCGCCGCGCTGGAGCTCGCCGATGTGGCCCTCGTCGTCATGCACCGCGGCAGCGTCGCCGAGGCCACCCAGATCGAGTTCCTCGCCGAGTTCGCCCGGCGCCGCTCCCTCGTCTTCCTCATCAACTTCGCGGATGAGCTGTCCGCCGACTCCCGCGAGGCCCTCAAGGCCCAGGCCCGCAAGCTCGCCTCCGAGCAGCTCGGTCTGCCTCAGGACTCCATCCCCACCTTCGCCATCAGCGCCCGCTCCGCCCGCGAGGGCAAGGATGCCTCGGGCGAGTTCGGCGCCTTCCTCTTCCACCTCCGCGAGCTGGCCACCCAGGCCGTCGCCGCCCGCGTGCGCCGTGGCAACGCCCTGGGCGCGCTCGAGGAGATGGCCACCCGGGTGGAGACGGCGCTCCAGGAGACGGAGGCCCTGCTGTCCCGCACCCGCGCCGCCCTCGAGTCAGGCCTCGGCCGCACCAGCGAGGGCCTCCGCAAGGACTTCGACTCGCGCCTCGGCCTAGCCCACGGACACCTCGCCTCCGAGGTCCGCAGGCAGGCGGCGGGCCGCTTCTGGGGTCCCGCGGCGTGGGGGCTTCGCCTCTCCTTGTGGGGCGCGGGCGGCATGGGCGCCGCCACCCTCCTCGCCCGGCGCAGCCTCCCCGTCGGGATCGCCGTCGCCGCCGCCTCCACCGCGCTGGACGCGGTGAGAGACAGGACTCGCGCCCGGGCCGCCGAGACCACCGTGGTGGAGCCCTTCGAGGATGATCTCGCCGTCGAGTCCGCCGCTCGCGCCGCGCTCACGGAGGCCCGCGCCGTCGCTCATGCGAGCGGGCTGCCTCCGGAGACACTCGGCGTCCCCGACACGGACACACTCCTGGCCGAGCTCCAGGCCGTGCGCGCGAGCACCTGGCGCTACACCGCCACCACCGCCGTGGCGGAGGCCGTCTCCATCTGGTGGCGCGTGGCCCGCTGGCTGGTGCTCCCGCTCATCAACCTGCCCCTCTTCGCGCTGCTGGGGCACGTGGGCTATCGCGTCGTCCGCGCGTACCTCGAGGGCCCGCTGTTGACGGTGGAGTACTTCGTCAACGCGGGCGCGCTCTTCGTCCTGCTCGCGGGCGCAGGGGCGCTGCTCGCCTCAGGGAGTCTCGCGGGCGCTGGCCGTGCCGCGCTCCGGTCGGGCCGGACGCGTTTTACGGAGGCCCTCGCCACCCTGAGCGGGCGGCTGGGAGAGGCTGTCGAGGACACTCTTCGCCCCGGCCGGGATGCCGCTCGGCGCCTGCTGAGCCTCATCCGCGGTCGCTGAGAGCGACACCAACGCCTCACCCGTGCGCGACGGCTCCTGCGCGGCCACCATGGTGTCCTGCGTGTCGCGGCACAGCGGCGCCGCCACGCGCGTGTCACGCACCGGATCGCCGTAGCCCACCAGGCGCGCGGGCACCGAGGGGTTGTTCCACCCGCGCCCCGTCTCCTTCGCCACCTTGAAGTGCAGGTGCGCGCCGCACGCCCAGCCCGTCGCGCCCGAGAAGCCCAGCAGCTGGCCCTGCTTCACGCGCTCGCCCGGCTTCACCACCACCGCGTTGAAGTGGAGGTACTGCGTCTCCAGCCCGTCACCGTGCGAGACGACGACGTAGTTGGCCTTGGGGGCGAACTTCTCATCGCAGCCGCCCTCCGTGCTGTCACCGCGCGCCAGGCGCACCACACCGTCCTTCGCCGCGACGATGGGCGTGCCCTCCGGCATGCGGAAGTCCCAGGCATATGTGTCGTTGTACTTGTGACTACCCGTGTCGTGGCCTTGGCTCACCGGATAGATGCGGCCACAGGCAAAGGGGACGCCTACTTCTGGCATGTCCGCGATGGAGTTGGGGGAGACCGCCGGAACCGACGCTAGAACCAGGAGGGTTGAAAGGATCATGGTTGGGGCCGCCTCTCAACGGAGAGACATCCGCGGCCTATTCCGTGACGGATTTCCCGTCCCTCTCGTCCCCCTCACGTCCCCGGAGCAGAGCCCTTGCCCTCCCGGCTGCTCCTCTCCGCCTCGCTCGCGCGGTTCCGAGCCA from Hyalangium gracile harbors:
- a CDS encoding MBL fold metallo-hydrolase produces the protein MTEPKARAKHLEEVVPGVYNWHVQDNRIGARSDAYAVVDRDGAVVLIDPLPIDEKLLKPLGTIAAIVLTAGNHQRSAWRLRTLFNVPVWAPENAHGLEEEPDNFYTSGDSLPGGLSALHTPGPAEVMYTLWLQQHPRGIVFISDLLTHEGDGRPEFVPSQYQDDPQRTRVSVQRVLDHLPVDTVCFAHGEPIVGTGKAALRLALQLDSEGPSAHAP
- a CDS encoding lipase maturation factor family protein yields the protein MGPPKHRLVRWLFLRLLGGTFLIAFTSLGRQVLGLYGSRGISPMRELMGSERLQDMGPKRFHLIPSVFWLGTSDEALVRGCRAGQVLSLLLILNVAPRLTTALLWGLYLSYASAGREFLSFQWDVLLLEMGLLGVLTAPSGLRPGPGRDDASALDVALFRMLLFRLYLGSGLSKLQSGDRTWRELTALRHFYETAPLPNRGGWYAHHLPPRVQKLSTAATLGLETAAPFLVFAPRRLRQLAFALFSMLQASIMATGNYGFFNVQSLVLGVWLLDDEALSRVLPVLPAEPARPRPLWRTVLGSVAAAPVLALGARELLARFELPRRGPEVLERLGSWARPLRSVNPYGLFSVMTVRRPEISIEGSEDGEHWREYGFRYKVSRPEQAPRQVAPHQPRLDWQMWFAALGSPPSWFLSLLVRLLEGSPDVLALFAENPFPEHPPRYVRAMLYDYRMTDLDTRRHTGAWWTREPLGLYVPPVALGPGARSRRGPLLEWGADA
- a CDS encoding GTPase codes for the protein MDETKLPEPEDLQPLIAAALALPALKPHAARLERLRQDYARGVARKDAPLAVALVGATGAGKSTLLNALAGQHLAREGEDRPTSTTATVFAPAGAELEALSRVGASVVRYTASPHGLWGGQVFIDTPDLNSVATTHREVARAALELADVALVVMHRGSVAEATQIEFLAEFARRRSLVFLINFADELSADSREALKAQARKLASEQLGLPQDSIPTFAISARSAREGKDASGEFGAFLFHLRELATQAVAARVRRGNALGALEEMATRVETALQETEALLSRTRAALESGLGRTSEGLRKDFDSRLGLAHGHLASEVRRQAAGRFWGPAAWGLRLSLWGAGGMGAATLLARRSLPVGIAVAAASTALDAVRDRTRARAAETTVVEPFEDDLAVESAARAALTEARAVAHASGLPPETLGVPDTDTLLAELQAVRASTWRYTATTAVAEAVSIWWRVARWLVLPLINLPLFALLGHVGYRVVRAYLEGPLLTVEYFVNAGALFVLLAGAGALLASGSLAGAGRAALRSGRTRFTEALATLSGRLGEAVEDTLRPGRDAARRLLSLIRGR